Proteins from one Triticum aestivum cultivar Chinese Spring chromosome 7A, IWGSC CS RefSeq v2.1, whole genome shotgun sequence genomic window:
- the LOC123148810 gene encoding tyrosine-sulfated glycopeptide receptor 1-like, translating into MIISCPHQRVVISAGAVLIAVVLLLAGPVAGACGDGEREALLAFLDALSPRAGDNIAASWRGSPDCCAWEGVGCDDAGGGGGAVTSVSLPGRGLGGTISPAVASLPTLAHLNLSGNGLAGPFPAELLALPNASVVDVSYNRLSGALPDLPAAAGRARLPLQVLDVSSNHLSGRFPSVLWRFTPGLVSLNASNNSFAGAIPSLCVICPALAVLDVSLNAFGGPVPPGFGNCSRLRVLSAGRNNLTGELPDDLFDVTSLEQLALPSNRIQGRLDRLRIARLINLVKLDLTYNALTGGLPESIGELTTLEELRLGKNNLTGTIPLAIGNWTSLRYLDLRSNNFVGDLGDVDFSRLANLTVLDLASNNLTGTMPPSIYSCTSMTALRVANNEISGQVPPEIGNMRELQFLSLTVNSFTNISGMFWNLQGCRDLAALLVSYNFHGEALPDAGWVGDHVSHVRVIVMENCGLTGQIPSWLSKLHGLNVLNLGGNRLTGPIPSWLGAMKRLYYVDLSGNQFAGEIPPSLMELPLLTSEKAMAEFKPGHLPLVFTLTPNNGAEVRTGRAYYQMSGVAATLNLSDNDLSGAIPREVGQMKMLQVLDLSHNNLSGGITPELSGLAKIEILDLRMNRLTGSVPPALAKLHFISDFNVANNDLEGPIPTGGQFNAFPAANFAGNPKLCGQAISVRCSKKSGMAPGKSSPSKTMGKRLLVAIVLGVCFGVVGVVVLTGLAVIAIRRFISNGSVSDGGKCSESALFDYSMSDLHGDESKDTILFMSEEAGGGDPTRKSFTFVDILKATNNFSPDQIIGTGGYGLVFLAELEGGVRLAVKKLNGDMCLVEREFRAEVEALSVTRHENLVPLQGFCIRGRLRLLLYPYMANGSLHDWLHDRRPEQPELDWRARLRIARGAGRGVLHIHEACTPQIVHRDIKSSNILLDESGEARVADFGLARLILPDRTHVTTELVGTLGYIPPEYGQGWVATLRGDVYSFGVVLLELLTGRRPVEMMAAAGQPRDLVGWVTQMRSAGRRAEALDPRLRQGSRPGDEAQMLYVLDLACLCVDAIPLSRPAIQEVVSWLDNVDTIGAS; encoded by the coding sequence ATGATCATCAGTTGCCCCCACCAGCGGGTCGTCATTTCGGCGGGAGCCGTGCTGatcgccgtcgtgctgctgctggctGGTCCGGTCGCCGGCGCGTGCGGCGACGGGGAAAGGGAGGCGCTGCTGGCCTTCCTCGACGCGCTCTCGCCGCGGGCTGGCGATAACATCGCCGCGTCCTGGCGGGGCTCGCCGGACTGCTGCGCGTGGGAGGGCGTGGGCTGCGAcgacgcgggaggcggcggcggcgcggtcacCAGCGTCTCCCTCCCCGGCCGCGGCCTCGGCGGGACGATCTCGCCGGCGGTGGCCAGCCTCCCCACGCTCGCGCACCTCAACCTCTCCGGCAACGGCCTCGCCGGCCCGTTCCCGGCCGAGCTGCTCGCCCTGCCCAACGCCTCCGTCGTCGACGTCAGCTACAACCGCCTCTCCGGCGCGCTCCCTGACTTACCGGCCGCCGCCGGACGCGCCCGCCTCCCGCTGCAGGTGCTGGACGTGTCGAGCAACCATCTGTCCGGGCGGTTCCCGTCCGTGCTCTGGCGGTTCACCCCGGGCCTCGTGTCGCTCAATGCCAGCAACAACAGCTTCGCCGGCGCGATCCCGTCGCTCTGCGTCATCTGCCCGGCGCTCGCCGTCCTCGACGTCTCCCTCAACGCGTTCGGAGGGCCCGTCCCACCCGGGTTCGGGAACTGCTCGCGGCTGCGGGTCCTCAGCGCCGGCCGCAACAACCTCACCGGCGAGCTCCCCGACGACCTCTTCGACGTGACGTCGCTGGAGCAGCTGGCGCTCCCGTCCAACCGGATACAGGGCAGGCTCGATCGCCTGCGGATCGCCAGGCTGATCAACCTCGTCAAGCTCGACCTGACCTATAATGCGCTCACCGGCGGGCTGCCGGAGTCCATCGGCGAGCTCACCACGCTGGAGGAGCTCCGGCTCGGGAAGAACAACCTCACCGGCACCATCCCGCTGGCGATCGGCAACTGGACCAGCCTCCGCTACCTGGACCTTCGGTCGAACAACTTCGTCGGGGACCTCGGGGACGTTGACTTCTCCCGCCTCGCCAATCTCACCGTCTTGGACCTGGCCTCCAACAACCTCACCGGCACCATGCCGCCCAGCATCTACTCCTGCACGTCCATGACGGCCCTGCGCGTGGCCAACAACGAGATCTCCGGGCAGGTGCCGCCGGAGATCGGCAACATGCGAGAGCTGCAGTTCCTCTCGTTGACCGTGAACTCTTTTACTAACATCAGCGGCATGTTCTGGAACCTCCAGGGCTGCAGGGACCTCGCCGCGCTGCTCGTGTCGTACAACTTCCACGGCGAGGCCCTGCCGGACGCCGGCTGGGTCGGCGACCACGTCAGCCACGTCCGGGTAATCGTCATGGAGAATTGCGGTCTGACGGGCCAGATACCGTCGTGGCTGTCCAAGCTGCACGGCCTCAACGTCCTGAACCTCGGCGGGAACCGCCTCACCGGCCCGATCCCGAGCTGGCTCGGCGCCATGAAGAGGCTCTACTACGTGGACCTGTCGGGCAACCAGTTCGCCGGAGAGATACCGCCGTCGCTGATGGAGCTGCCGTTGCTGACGTCGGAGAAGGCCATGGCGGAGTTCAAACCGGGCCATCTGCCGCTCGTGTTCACCCTGACGCCGAACAACGGCGCGGAGGTCAGGACGGGCCGCGCGTACTACCAGATGTCCGGCGTCGCCGCCACGCTCAACCTCAGCGACAACGACCTCTCTGGCGCGATCCCGCGAGAGGTCGGGCAGATGAAGATGCTGCAGGTGCTCGACCTCAGCCACAACAACCTCTCCGGCGGCATCACGCCGGAGCTCAGCGGCCTCGCCAAGATCGAGATTCTTGACCTCCGCATGAACCGTCTGACGGGCTCGGTCCCGCCGGCGCTCGCCAAGCTCCACTTCATCTCCGACTTCAACGTTGCGAACAACGATCTCGAGGGCCCGATCCCGACGGGCGGGCAGTTCAATGCGTTCCCGGCAGCGAATTTCGCAGGGAACCCGAAGCTTTGCGGCCAGGCGATCTCGGTCCGCTGCAGCAAGAAAAGCGGAATGGCGCCGGGCAAGTCTTCGCCGTCCAAGACCATGGGCAAGAGACTGCTTGTTGCCATCGTTCTTGGAGTCTGCTTCGGCGTGGTTGGCGTCGTCGTCTTGACCGGACTCGCCGTGATCGCCATCAGAAGGTTCATATCGAACGGGTCCGTCAGCGACGGCGGCAAGTGCTCGGAGTCGGCCCTGTTCGACTACTCCATGTCGGATCTGCACGGCGACGAGTCCAAGGACACGATCTTGTTCATGTccgaggaggccggcggcggcgacccGACGAGGAAGAGCTTCACGTTCGTGGACATCCTGAAGGCGACCAACAACTTCAGCCCGGATCAGATCATCGGAACGGGGGGCTACGGCCTGGTGTTCCTAGCGGAGCTGGAGGGCGGCGTGAGGCTGGCCGTGAAGAAGCTCAACGGCGACATGTGCCTGGTGGAGCGGGAGTTccgggcggaggtggaggcgctaTCGGTGACGCGGCACGAGAACCTCGTCCCCCTCCAGGGCTTCTGCATCCGCGGCCGGCTCCGGCTGCTGCTGTACCCGTACATGGCCAACGGCAGCCTCCACGACTGGCTGCACGACCGgcggccggagcagccggagctggACTGGCGCGCGCGGCTACGGATCGCGCGGGGCGCCGGGCGcggggtgctgcacatccacgagGCGTGCACGCCGCAGATCGTGCACCGGGACATCAAGTCGAGCAACATCCTGCTGGACGAGTCCggcgaggcgcgggtggcggacTTCGGGCTGGCGCGGCTCATCCTGCCGGACCGGACGCATGTGACGACGGAGCTGGTGGGCACGCTGGGGTACATCCCGCCCGAGTACGGGCAGGGGTGGGTGGCGACGCTGCGGggcgacgtgtacagcttcggcgtgGTGCTGCTGGAGCTGCTCACCGGGAGGCGGCCGGTGGagatgatggcggcggcggggcagccgaGGGACCTCGTCGGGTGGGTGACGCAGATGCGGTCGGCCGGGAGGCGCGCCGAGGCGCTGGACCCGCGGCTGAGGCAGGGGAGCCGGCCGGGCGACGAGGCGCAGATGCTCTACGTGCTCGACCTCGCCTGCCTCTGCGTCGACGCCATCCCGCTCAGCCGGCCGGCGATCCAGGAGGTGGTCAGCTGGCTCGACAACGTCGACACCATCGGCGCGTCCTGA